GAAAAAGACAAAACTAACAGCTGAGGTCTGATGAGAAACACACAACCtggtaaaaacagaaaacaaagagCTCACATGTCTGCATGCGCTGCCACAGCATTTCCCTCTCTGAAGGTGGGCATACTCTGTGAACACCTTGTACCCACTGGAAGGGTCGACATACATCTGCTTCTTTGCCTGAACATAATGAagatattattatttaattagtATGACATACAAACACGTAGGCTGGTGTGTGACCCCTGCATACATAACCATATACAGAACATATACATACGCTAACACAAAGGCACATGCAAGGGTAATACTGAATATGAACATAGAGACAGATTGCTTTGAGTCAAAGAGACAAGGGAATGGACAACCTCTATGCATACAAACAGATAACTAACTAACTTTTATGATATTACTAATTAATTAGTTCTGTTATTTTTGTGTGCAATTCAGTTGGTGAGAATCTGCAATGATGAACCAACTGGTTGCACTGTAGCAAGTTTTATAGTCACTGCATATTTTCAGCATgcttaaaaaacatatttttgacaCAATCATTCTTTTATTTTGACCGATAACTCGTCttgtacagacacacaaacaccttcTGTATGTGAAAAACACTGAACTACTCTGTCATCCCTTAGGAAGTTAGAAAATGTCATCTCTCAGTCTGTTTCAAACTGAGAGCCCACTAGTTGGTGTGCTTTGACAGGCCACAAAGGAAAAAGGCCCCAGGCCTTTTGGTGACACGACCTGTCATTTCGCATGGCATTGCAGGGGCACATAGTGAAGCTGGCATAGCTGGGCCCCCTCTGTGTTGTGCTTTTCCCACCCAGGCCCTACCACTCTCCTCAGGTCGCGGCCAACTTGCTTCAACTTCATCCACACTCAGAAGCACAATATTTACAACAGATAAGCCTCAAGGCATGGAGATGACACCTATTCACCACTGTCATCACCACAGAGCTCCCTCTCTTGATCTCTTTGATGGAAGAGCAAGTAAGATTTGGTGAATATGATGGATCTGACAATAACAATGGTCATCATTACGTAAATAACAGGCACTGTGTATAAAGCATTGGGTAGGTATGCTTCTAAATAAAATTGTAACAAAActgtttacaaaaaaaactagaATCTTCCTCAAATATCTTTAGGGTACCATTTGACAGAGTTTTTGCACCAATCTACCCACAATCTCTTTGTTCAATGATTCAGAAACTAAATTATACAGTTAGGGAAGTAAGAATGTATAGACTTCAAACCTTGTATCAAAGAAGAAATCTTCCACCATTATGCTCACTTTAAGTAATTGAAATTACAGTAAAATGTCGCTTTGCCAAGGGAACTATGCCCTGGGGAGAGGtgggctgtggagctctgaagGTTTTATTTGATTACCTCAAGGTAGTCATGTCTACTAAGATCCTCATAAATCATGCATCTACATTGTTAAATATGGTAAAGAAAATACTGAATATTAGTTCCAGAAATCATTGCAACTGACCTCCTATATattgaatttgttttggtgaacAGATTCAGCATGTGTAGTTAAAAGACCTgtattatgttttcattttagcACTACAGTAATGACAGAATGCATGAGTTTTATGTTGTTCATATGGTTTGACTTTGCTCAGCTATAGACAAATTTAAACAGTtcaaaactaaggacatttaatAATTACTGAAGTAGAGTACAGCTTTGAGATACCATTTTTATCCTACTTTATACAGAGAAATATTATTTTGACTCAGATACAACTGCTTGACAGCGGTAGTTACTGTGtagattcagattttacatTTAAAGATATGATCATCATGTAAAACATGATCACTTGTTATAGCTCATACCAGCCAACAGTAAGTAGGTACTATCAGCtcaacattacaaaataaacaagcTCATCatgctacaacattaaaatgcttatttcatgttaaacaatgAGTATTACCAATCCAGGATTATAGAATCTATACTGTATAATTAGCCCTCTAAAAGAGACCATTCTGCATAGAAGAAGTTCTACTTTTTAAACTTAAATACAGTACTTTTACCGAAGTAATATTTTGAATGTCATACCTGTACTTGGAGTATCTTTATACTGTGATATTATCTGAATACCTTCTCCACCACTGCAGTTGTGCAACTCAGTACAAAACTataagcagcaaaaaaaacatgtggGGACGCCTGGTGCTAATTCATCACTCGCAATTGCAGTTATCACATTGAACATGACATCATTGGATATGAGAGTGATTCATCTTACCTCACACGCCTCTCTGTGGGCTCTATGGATGGTCATCTCTTCCTCTGTGAACTTTCTTCCAGCGTGGTCGTGTTCGCCCCCCATGCTGCTCGTCACCACCACATTACAGTCTGCAGCTTCTCTCCTGTCAGCGTTGATCTGTAACCGGCTTCTGCCTCTCAGTCGCTTCGAGCTTTCTTCTGAGAGTTTCGGTATTGACATTGTTACAACTCGTTTATTAAACTGCACATGGAGAAGAATCAATCTGCTGACAAATGCTTTATACGGGtaattttggtggaacatgctCCTGTAGGTTTAGAGACAAGGTAAAAGTTGAACTACTTTGAACTACTCGCCTTGCAATTGTGTGCAAAACGATACCCTGGAAAACAGACCATCTCTTAATTCAATAGAGTAACGATTGGTTGTATCATCTGTATCAAAGATTGTCTCTGTTGCATGTTTACTTTTTACCTCCTCCACTCAGTTTTGCCTGCACAGAAATGTGCTGTACTTCCTGCTTCGCCTCGTCACAGACATGTGACCATCTCGTAACACACTGGTTCACACAGCGCCTCTGCTGTTTCACTGCAGCTACCAAGGATGATAAGTAGCTCATCACACATAAAACAGGGTTATAGACTAAATGTAGAATGGAATAAATTGTTTTTGATCCGCAAAAATCAAAGTAGAGGCAAAAGTCTATACTTTTAAAGATTTTCTTCTGAAAAGAAATGTTGCACCAGTTTGATATTAATTAAaaggtcagttcacccaaattgaGAAAAACACAACTCAACGACTCCCACTAGTAGGCTACAGCAGTGGTGACAGAagtaaagtagcaataccacactgttacaagtacaagtcctgcattccaAATGTTGTTAAAAGTAGAAAAGTAGTAGCACCAAAATATACCTAAAggatcaaaagtaaaagtatggctcagaatggcccatttcagaataatgtattaagtaactagttactaaaGTCATCAAATGAacatagtggagtaaaaagtacaatttttgcctctgaattgtagtggagtagtaaaaatataaagtagcagaaaatgaaaatactgtaatgtaatgtacaaGAACCTCAAAAtacatgagtaaatgtactttgttactttccaccactgaactAGGTATCCAGCCATGCAAGGTGGTTTGATTTGTTCTGTGGCCCTTTAACATGTGTAGTAATAACATGTACAGGTCTATGACATTTAGCTTTTCACTGGTATTGTTGCTTATATGGATTGTCTTTATCGTTTTACTTTGTGTTTCCCGACTGTTATCATTTTCTACTATATTTTAACCCTTTATGCACCTCTGACCATGATGTACAAGATGCATGCCATTTTAACATTCATATAATTGTGTAattgtaaatgtaattaaataaaGCAAAAGCAGGTAAACCTACAATATACCTATATGTTCCTAGCTTTGCTCTCATTGGCTGCAATGACACACTGCAGTACAAACAAAGACACTTTCCCATAATATTAAAGTAATAAAGTGGATTGGACATAGCACTGCAAGGTTGATTAGTGGACATTAATGAGTCTTTTCAAGGTTATCCACCGCTGCAAGCCACCTCTTATGATGTGTCTACAACAGAATTCTGGGTAATGAAACCTGACAAGTGTCTTTTGACAGACACTGTGGGGTCAATTTACCCTCAGACAAATTACACATCACTggtaaatatactgtatcttaAACGTGAAATACCGCAAAAACAACATGAAAATGTGACATGTTTTCACAGATGTAGGCTACAATGCAATAGACCGTGGGAATGAAtgcaatattattattttttaaagatattttttaggacttttttttatttagaacagctgaagagaaacaggaaatgggggcgagagagggaatgacatgcaccAAAAGGCACCGGgttggatttgaacccaggcCGCTGGCAAAGActgagcctacatggggcgtGAGCTCTACCAGGTGAACTAGAGGCCGCCCCATGAATGCAATAACTCTACTGCACCCTTTTCTTCTACATTCAGGCTAGACTGCAtttttacaaattaaaaaaaaacacagggatCATCTCTATATATTTTCTTATGAGtgacattttaatttaacaaGATAAATCATTTGCACCTCAACTAGGTCAAATGTTTGAAGCCATTCTGAAATATGTTGTCAGGGCctcaaaaaacaacaatgggACACTGTATTGTCCTTTTTTCAAGTTAGGTTATCTTAATATAATCTGGGACTGGTTACTGTTCACTGTGCTCTAAAATGTGAAACCTCACTGGTTCCCAGTGCCCAAGACACTTAAGAGCTTTATgtatgtgtctctttgtgtgtatgtgtgtcatattttattttttttaatgttaaggCAGCAGCCCTGCCATTATCATTTCATATGGATGCCTGAAACAGCATGCCCCAGTCTGCTGCCACTTAATTACCTTCCAGTCAGCCTGAAGAAATCTGGCTCTGATCCACGCAGACTCtctggagaggagagagaagtaCATCTAAGCCATTGGTTTCAATTTACCATGGGACAAATATTGCATAAACATGCAAACAGTAAAATGAAAGTCCACCCTGAAACAGAATTTGCATGGCACTGCAAATCAGTGATTTATAAAAAGTAATCTATAAAATTACAAACATtcccttaaaaaaagaaatcatagaGCATCATGATACTAATTGATTATGTCATCACTTTAGGGAGCTGGTCTACTGACAATGAATGTGTTACTGACCCTGTGGGCTCATGTAAGCTCTGGTTGAGATTGAATATACCAAcgttttaagttttaatttaataaagtTCACAGCTTCGAATCAAGACATGCACCAATGAAACAAGGAgttatttcatttaaattccCAAACAAAATCCCAGAGGTGTACACAATTAtagaaataattttattttagggtGGATTTCCCCTTTAAGAGGTAAGTGACTCAACTGACTCGTGAGCAATGTGTTAAATGTGCAGTCCTGAAGCAGATTTTAAtagttatatacagtataggctgATTCTATACATGGTTTGTGTGTATGACACCTGCAGTTTCTCATCATCTAAAAGCTTATGTAATTGAGTTATGTTTTGCAACTTCAGCATTTAtttaatgcatgcatgtactGTCGTCTAACATGGTTACTGTAAGTAGCATTTTACGAATGGAACACTATAATTATGCAGGATAAAGTGAAGTAATCATACCAGTCTTCACCAGTATACTGtccaccacagtctgatctctTGGTTACTGAGCAGCTCTACTGAAGCTGTTGGAGGGGGGGCTTAAGGCACTTTAGTGCTGGTAATCTGGAAGGGGCAAACGGTATTCTTTCACTTTGGCCACAGAGATCAAGCCGACAGCTTCTCGAACCTTTGGGCTTGTTTTTTTACACAACTTGAGAACTATGAGAGGAAAACACTGTTTCCACAACcagttctcactccgaactcgtaaaataggGACGTTTgagcagtggctgtcagcgtcagatacgacgcaaaaagcacccttcagcgtgtgtgtagaacgcaccacggagagcagcagctacatggcgtttgaagatgacgtaacattaagagcgacaacggtagcgaatAGTATAAAAGCCTGaaatggtggatgggtcaaacaacacaggactttcacccaggagaccggggatcgtgtcccgcgtgtcacgtttcctaaacccaaccgtcccgttcttcttttactaaacccaaccgtcccgttcttcttttcctgaaccgaaccgtcctgttcttcttttcctgaacccaactgtcccgaaccgtcctgttcttcttttcctgaacccaactgtcccgttcttcttttcctgaacccaaccgtcccgttcttgtcccgtgtgtcatggaaacgtaagcccacccacgacttgttccttaaaggagcagtaggtaagacttataaaactaactttctgtcatatttgctgaaactgaccctatgttcaagcagaactacatgaagcaggtcattaaaaaaaaatccggctcctctggcacacCTACAGCCTGTATTGCGATTTGCAAAactccaccgctccctgttcagatgtacCAATCAgggcctggggggggggggtctaactgcgtgtcaatcactgctcatgcacacgcattcattctcccttgtggggggaggggcttaggagaccattttgggcttaagcagaaagg
This sequence is a window from Sander lucioperca isolate FBNREF2018 chromosome 11, SLUC_FBN_1.2, whole genome shotgun sequence. Protein-coding genes within it:
- the c11h1orf53 gene encoding uncharacterized protein C1orf53 homolog — encoded protein: MFHQNYPYKAFVSRLILLHVQFNKRVVTMSIPKLSEESSKRLRGRSRLQINADRREAADCNVVVTSSMGGEHDHAGRKFTEEEMTIHRAHREACEAKKQMYVDPSSGYKVFTEYAHLQRGKCCGSACRHCPYGQVNVKDPAMKKQFNSLFYV